The Nerophis lumbriciformis linkage group LG24, RoL_Nlum_v2.1, whole genome shotgun sequence genome includes a region encoding these proteins:
- the prr14 gene encoding uncharacterized protein prr14 isoform X2 encodes MVQLHISGDKARERAMLTYPSDSLPHMLFPMDEDAMPPNPYSSSPPHSQPPLPLLTLPSITPRVNVGTSSHRRSGRIQRICCQTPHAEVTPSTQKPSSFKRQGDSRNMVQVSKQPRVDSTCPHEKQDGSDVSAAAECQNTEKQQSIPAENQTVFHKERLAERLEATPAAPASSVSVLDPHNATVSAPAGWVNPFFQSFKSKMATFTEIVMSPVKLLKDKSIPLLHALIEQDDREAPERSLSTKVHQPDPKSDSQCSRRLFNVDSSASPEHTTQVPSPCNTPTNHLPTQETFVKMADVIEEEEILEETGLLKARLRKQTGSKVGKDNIEISPPSSPCESVHHDLAKIPKNKSLLRVELKKNATTNSGLVQSKRRLKPKCNFKVLVQIKKMKVTSSPAESKNQVELVGQAPLTQEVVFAEAALRGQEMLKPAARTRNVAARVKRKVKGGPELNGASGPPAQSASGATSVDSLLPVGNESKQKGGGNRKMKPGPGCRTHKTRGDLGEPDVGADPVVTPAQQVLLQGVSEGKNVNTNARKRKSLISSQPDALACLSSEHVRNTARSLAVKRAKKCSECSVSDGIQQLSHVQSKRTKSKMSTEPLYFEMTPFGGNGQSDLPSLRTHSECSEMFDIDVASCDAQEIDDPNSSASRLRTSARRANRKQPRADHHWRRSKPGRADRTNSATTEDLPTYVSPQESRNHLLRSFSCPEIPSLYAATRSPLPGSHQQLPAHASVLAHVLQGSRRARRHTVGSMEVERELAPLCLRKEVYPSRRSFPYDGLTSHSLSPSSSLTLLASCFLSSPLAFLSGRGEAAILSHTPSSSSSPFLMSRTCDALDASTRGNVLQSDGRHQSEEEEDASSSSQEFDEAALREEKFLSDSELKVGQKHEERGKVSCIRIRKALPKPQNNLTPMGLPKPVRIKKKQFSLEEIYTNKNFCKPPESRLETIFEVPLSRRNGSESCFGQRRFKRFLEFLEVGEARKPKKLPVGVGKLSRTRRGGFAKDDDAVAAALQAPDPDTLLCAKLDQLNLWLIHDQVDC; translated from the exons ATGGTCCAGCTTCACATTTCTG GAGACAAGGCGCGGGAGAGAGCCATGTTGACTTACCCTTCTGACTCACTCCCCCACATGCTTTTTCCAATGGATGAGGATGCCATGCCCCCAAACCCTTACTCTAGTTCACCCCCACACAGTCAACCTCCACTGCCGCTCCTCACCCTTCCCTCCATCACTCCCAG AGTAAATGTTGGGACATCCAGCCACAGGAGGAGCGGCCGCATTCAAAGGATCTGTTGTCAGACTCCCCACGCTGAAGTCACGCCGTCCACGCAGAAACCGTCCTCTTTCAAGAGACAGGGAGACAGTAGGAACATG GTGCAAGTGTCGAAGCAGCCCAGGGTCGACAGCACATGTCCACATGAGAAGCAG GATGGAAGTGATGTTAGTGCTGCGGCAGAGTGCCAAAACAC GGAGAAGCAGCAAAGCATCCCTGCAGAGAACCAAACTGTGTTCCACAAAGAACGTCTGGCAGAGAGGCTGGAAGCCACACCCGCCGCTCCTGCCTCCTCCGTGTCCGTCCTGGATCCGCACAACGCGACCGTTTCAGCTCCTGCGGGATGGGTCAACCCTTTTTTCCAGTCCTTCAAGTCCAAGATGGCCACCTTCACCGAAATAGTCATGAGTCCTGTTAAACTCCTCAAAGACAAAAGCATTCCTCTTCTGCACGCGCTGATCGAGCAGGATGACAGAGAAGCTCCCGAGCGGAGTTTGTCCACTAAGGTCCATCAACCTGACCCAAAAAGTGACTCCCAGTGTTCTAGGAGATTGTTTAACGTGGACTCATCAGCTTCACCAGAGCACACGACTCAAGTGCCTTCACCCTGCAACACGCCAACGAACCATCTGCCAACACAGGAGACCTTTGTAAAGATGGCCGACGTCATAGAGGAAGAGGAGATACTCGAAGAAACTGGGCTGCTAAAAGCCCGGCTGAGGAAGCAAACCGGAAGTAAAGTAGGTAAAGATAACATTGAAATATCTCCACCCTCATCTCCTTGTGAGTCCGTGCATCATGACCTTGCGAAGATCccaaaaaataaaagcctgctcCGGGTGGAACTTAAGAAGAACGCCACAACCAACTCTGGTCTTGTGCAGTCCAAGAGACGGCTAAAACCCAAGTGTAACTTCAAAGTCCTGGTCCAGATCAAAAAAATGAAGGTGACTTCAAGCCCGGCAGAGTCCAAAAATCAAGTCGAGCTCGTTGGACAGGCACCGCTCACACAGGAAGTTGTGTTTGCAGAAGCAGCTTTACGCGGTCAGGAAATGCTCAAGCCTGCCGCCAGGACACGGAATGTTGCAGCGAGAGTGAAGCGGAAAGTAAAAGGTGGGCCAGAACTGAATGGAGCATCAGGCCCGCCGGCCCAAAGTGCCTCAGGAGCCACCTCAGTGGACTCTCTGCTTCCAGTCGGCAACGAGAGCAAGCAGAAAGGCGGCGGCAACAGGAAGATGAAGCCCGGCCCCGGGTGCAGAACGCACAAGACGAGAGGCGACCTCGGTGAACCCGACGTCGGTGCTGACCCGGTAGTCACGCCCGCTCAACAGGTTCTGCTGCAGGGAGTGAGCGAAGGCAAGAATGTAAACACCAATGCACGCAAACGCAAATCGCTCATCTCGTCGCAGCCCGACGCGCTCGCATGTTTATCTTCTGAGCACGTGCGAAACACGGCCCGGAGCCTGGCCGTCAAGAGAGCCAAGAAGTGTTCTGAATGTTCCGTCTCAGACGGGATTCAACAGCTCAGCCACGTCCAAAGCAAAAGGACTAAATCTAAAATGTCCACCGAACCACTTTATTTTGAAATGACGCCGTTTGGAGGGAACGGACAGTCGGATCTTCCGTCCCTCAGAACCCACTCAGAATGTAGCGAGATGTTCGACATTGATGTTGCTTCCTGTGACGCTCAGGAGATAGATGATCCAAACTCCAGCGCCTCCAGGTTACGGACCAGCGCAAGGAGGGCTAACAGGAAGCAGCCCCGAGCGGATCACCACTGGCGGCGTTCCAAACCGGGTCGCGCCGACAGGACCAACTCGGCCACTACGGAGGACCTGCCGACGTATGTGAGCCCCCAAGAAAGCCGGAACCACCTACTGCGCAGCTTCTCCTGCCCGGAGATCCCCTCGCTCTATGCCGCGACCCGCTCCCCACTTCCTGGGTCGCACCAGCAGCTGCCGGCGCACGCCTCCGTCCTCGCTCATGTTCTCCAAGGCTCACGTCGGGCCCGACGCCACACGGTGGGCAGCATGGAGGTAGAGAGGGAGCTCGCCCCCCTGTGCCTGCGGAAGGAGGTGTACCCATCCAGGCGCTCCTTCCCATACGACGGCCTGACGTCACACAGCCTGTCCCCCAGCTCCTCCCTCACACTGCTGGCTTCCTGTTTCCTCTCCAGCCCCCTTGCCTTTCTCTCGGGGAGGGGCGAGGCCGCCATATTAAGCCACacgccctcttcttcttcttcgccgTTCCTCATGAGTCGCACCTGTGACGCCCTAGACGCCAGCACCAG GGGGAATGTGCTGCAGTCTGACGGGAGACAtcagagcgaggaagaggaggacgcCAGCTCTTCCAGTCAGGAGTTTGACGAAGCAGCGCTGAGAGAAGAAAAGTTTCTGTCCGACTCTGAACTCAAG GTGGGGCAAAAGCACGAGGAGCGGGGAAAGGTGTCGTGCATTCGAATTCGCAAGGCGCTGCCCAAACCTCAGAACAACCTGACACCCATGGGCCTCCCGAAACCTGTCAG GATTAAGAAGAAGCAGTTTAGTTTGGAGGAAATTTACACCAACAAGAACTTCTGCAAACCTCCTGAAAG CCGGCTGGAGACAATCTTCGAGGTTCCGCTCAGTCGCCGCAACGGCTCTGAGTCCTGCTTCGGCCAGCGGCGCTTCAAGCGCTTCTTGGAGTTCCTGGAAGTGGGCGAGGCCAGGAAGCCAAAGAAGCTGCCGGTGGGCGTGGGTAAGTTGTCACGCACCAGACGAGGGGGCTTCGCCAAAGACGACGACGCCGTCGCCGCCGCCCTCCAGGCGCCGGACCCCGACACGCTTCTCTGCGCCAAGCTGGACCAGCTCAACTTGTGGCTGATCCACGACCAGGTGGACTGTTGA
- the prr14 gene encoding uncharacterized protein prr14 isoform X1 — MVQLHISGDKARERAMLTYPSDSLPHMLFPMDEDAMPPNPYSSSPPHSQPPLPLLTLPSITPRVNVGTSSHRRSGRIQRICCQTPHAEVTPSTQKPSSFKRQGDSRNMVQVSKQPRVDSTCPHEKQDGSDVSAAAECQNTEKQQSIPAENQTVFHKERLAERLEATPAAPASSVSVLDPHNATVSAPAGWVNPFFQSFKSKMATFTEIVMSPVKLLKDKSIPLLHALIEQDDREAPERSLSTKVHQPDPKSDSQCSRRLFNVDSSASPEHTTQVPSPCNTPTNHLPTQETFVKMADVIEEEEILEETGLLKARLRKQTGSKVGKDNIEISPPSSPCESVHHDLAKIPKNKSLLRVELKKNATTNSGLVQSKRRLKPKCNFKVLVQIKKMKVTSSPAESKNQVELVGQAPLTQEVVFAEAALRGQEMLKPAARTRNVAARVKRKVKGGPELNGASGPPAQSASGATSVDSLLPVGNESKQKGGGNRKMKPGPGCRTHKTRGDLGEPDVGADPVVTPAQQVLLQGVSEGKNVNTNARKRKSLISSQPDALACLSSEHVRNTARSLAVKRAKKCSECSVSDGIQQLSHVQSKRTKSKMSTEPLYFEMTPFGGNGQSDLPSLRTHSECSEMFDIDVASCDAQEIDDPNSSASRLRTSARRANRKQPRADHHWRRSKPGRADRTNSATTEDLPTYVSPQESRNHLLRSFSCPEIPSLYAATRSPLPGSHQQLPAHASVLAHVLQGSRRARRHTVGSMEVERELAPLCLRKEVYPSRRSFPYDGLTSHSLSPSSSLTLLASCFLSSPLAFLSGRGEAAILSHTPSSSSSPFLMSRTCDALDASTSRGNVLQSDGRHQSEEEEDASSSSQEFDEAALREEKFLSDSELKVGQKHEERGKVSCIRIRKALPKPQNNLTPMGLPKPVRIKKKQFSLEEIYTNKNFCKPPESRLETIFEVPLSRRNGSESCFGQRRFKRFLEFLEVGEARKPKKLPVGVGKLSRTRRGGFAKDDDAVAAALQAPDPDTLLCAKLDQLNLWLIHDQVDC; from the exons ATGGTCCAGCTTCACATTTCTG GAGACAAGGCGCGGGAGAGAGCCATGTTGACTTACCCTTCTGACTCACTCCCCCACATGCTTTTTCCAATGGATGAGGATGCCATGCCCCCAAACCCTTACTCTAGTTCACCCCCACACAGTCAACCTCCACTGCCGCTCCTCACCCTTCCCTCCATCACTCCCAG AGTAAATGTTGGGACATCCAGCCACAGGAGGAGCGGCCGCATTCAAAGGATCTGTTGTCAGACTCCCCACGCTGAAGTCACGCCGTCCACGCAGAAACCGTCCTCTTTCAAGAGACAGGGAGACAGTAGGAACATG GTGCAAGTGTCGAAGCAGCCCAGGGTCGACAGCACATGTCCACATGAGAAGCAG GATGGAAGTGATGTTAGTGCTGCGGCAGAGTGCCAAAACAC GGAGAAGCAGCAAAGCATCCCTGCAGAGAACCAAACTGTGTTCCACAAAGAACGTCTGGCAGAGAGGCTGGAAGCCACACCCGCCGCTCCTGCCTCCTCCGTGTCCGTCCTGGATCCGCACAACGCGACCGTTTCAGCTCCTGCGGGATGGGTCAACCCTTTTTTCCAGTCCTTCAAGTCCAAGATGGCCACCTTCACCGAAATAGTCATGAGTCCTGTTAAACTCCTCAAAGACAAAAGCATTCCTCTTCTGCACGCGCTGATCGAGCAGGATGACAGAGAAGCTCCCGAGCGGAGTTTGTCCACTAAGGTCCATCAACCTGACCCAAAAAGTGACTCCCAGTGTTCTAGGAGATTGTTTAACGTGGACTCATCAGCTTCACCAGAGCACACGACTCAAGTGCCTTCACCCTGCAACACGCCAACGAACCATCTGCCAACACAGGAGACCTTTGTAAAGATGGCCGACGTCATAGAGGAAGAGGAGATACTCGAAGAAACTGGGCTGCTAAAAGCCCGGCTGAGGAAGCAAACCGGAAGTAAAGTAGGTAAAGATAACATTGAAATATCTCCACCCTCATCTCCTTGTGAGTCCGTGCATCATGACCTTGCGAAGATCccaaaaaataaaagcctgctcCGGGTGGAACTTAAGAAGAACGCCACAACCAACTCTGGTCTTGTGCAGTCCAAGAGACGGCTAAAACCCAAGTGTAACTTCAAAGTCCTGGTCCAGATCAAAAAAATGAAGGTGACTTCAAGCCCGGCAGAGTCCAAAAATCAAGTCGAGCTCGTTGGACAGGCACCGCTCACACAGGAAGTTGTGTTTGCAGAAGCAGCTTTACGCGGTCAGGAAATGCTCAAGCCTGCCGCCAGGACACGGAATGTTGCAGCGAGAGTGAAGCGGAAAGTAAAAGGTGGGCCAGAACTGAATGGAGCATCAGGCCCGCCGGCCCAAAGTGCCTCAGGAGCCACCTCAGTGGACTCTCTGCTTCCAGTCGGCAACGAGAGCAAGCAGAAAGGCGGCGGCAACAGGAAGATGAAGCCCGGCCCCGGGTGCAGAACGCACAAGACGAGAGGCGACCTCGGTGAACCCGACGTCGGTGCTGACCCGGTAGTCACGCCCGCTCAACAGGTTCTGCTGCAGGGAGTGAGCGAAGGCAAGAATGTAAACACCAATGCACGCAAACGCAAATCGCTCATCTCGTCGCAGCCCGACGCGCTCGCATGTTTATCTTCTGAGCACGTGCGAAACACGGCCCGGAGCCTGGCCGTCAAGAGAGCCAAGAAGTGTTCTGAATGTTCCGTCTCAGACGGGATTCAACAGCTCAGCCACGTCCAAAGCAAAAGGACTAAATCTAAAATGTCCACCGAACCACTTTATTTTGAAATGACGCCGTTTGGAGGGAACGGACAGTCGGATCTTCCGTCCCTCAGAACCCACTCAGAATGTAGCGAGATGTTCGACATTGATGTTGCTTCCTGTGACGCTCAGGAGATAGATGATCCAAACTCCAGCGCCTCCAGGTTACGGACCAGCGCAAGGAGGGCTAACAGGAAGCAGCCCCGAGCGGATCACCACTGGCGGCGTTCCAAACCGGGTCGCGCCGACAGGACCAACTCGGCCACTACGGAGGACCTGCCGACGTATGTGAGCCCCCAAGAAAGCCGGAACCACCTACTGCGCAGCTTCTCCTGCCCGGAGATCCCCTCGCTCTATGCCGCGACCCGCTCCCCACTTCCTGGGTCGCACCAGCAGCTGCCGGCGCACGCCTCCGTCCTCGCTCATGTTCTCCAAGGCTCACGTCGGGCCCGACGCCACACGGTGGGCAGCATGGAGGTAGAGAGGGAGCTCGCCCCCCTGTGCCTGCGGAAGGAGGTGTACCCATCCAGGCGCTCCTTCCCATACGACGGCCTGACGTCACACAGCCTGTCCCCCAGCTCCTCCCTCACACTGCTGGCTTCCTGTTTCCTCTCCAGCCCCCTTGCCTTTCTCTCGGGGAGGGGCGAGGCCGCCATATTAAGCCACacgccctcttcttcttcttcgccgTTCCTCATGAGTCGCACCTGTGACGCCCTAGACGCCAGCACCAG CAGGGGGAATGTGCTGCAGTCTGACGGGAGACAtcagagcgaggaagaggaggacgcCAGCTCTTCCAGTCAGGAGTTTGACGAAGCAGCGCTGAGAGAAGAAAAGTTTCTGTCCGACTCTGAACTCAAG GTGGGGCAAAAGCACGAGGAGCGGGGAAAGGTGTCGTGCATTCGAATTCGCAAGGCGCTGCCCAAACCTCAGAACAACCTGACACCCATGGGCCTCCCGAAACCTGTCAG GATTAAGAAGAAGCAGTTTAGTTTGGAGGAAATTTACACCAACAAGAACTTCTGCAAACCTCCTGAAAG CCGGCTGGAGACAATCTTCGAGGTTCCGCTCAGTCGCCGCAACGGCTCTGAGTCCTGCTTCGGCCAGCGGCGCTTCAAGCGCTTCTTGGAGTTCCTGGAAGTGGGCGAGGCCAGGAAGCCAAAGAAGCTGCCGGTGGGCGTGGGTAAGTTGTCACGCACCAGACGAGGGGGCTTCGCCAAAGACGACGACGCCGTCGCCGCCGCCCTCCAGGCGCCGGACCCCGACACGCTTCTCTGCGCCAAGCTGGACCAGCTCAACTTGTGGCTGATCCACGACCAGGTGGACTGTTGA
- the prr14 gene encoding uncharacterized protein prr14 isoform X3 — protein MLTYPSDSLPHMLFPMDEDAMPPNPYSSSPPHSQPPLPLLTLPSITPRVNVGTSSHRRSGRIQRICCQTPHAEVTPSTQKPSSFKRQGDSRNMVQVSKQPRVDSTCPHEKQDGSDVSAAAECQNTEKQQSIPAENQTVFHKERLAERLEATPAAPASSVSVLDPHNATVSAPAGWVNPFFQSFKSKMATFTEIVMSPVKLLKDKSIPLLHALIEQDDREAPERSLSTKVHQPDPKSDSQCSRRLFNVDSSASPEHTTQVPSPCNTPTNHLPTQETFVKMADVIEEEEILEETGLLKARLRKQTGSKVGKDNIEISPPSSPCESVHHDLAKIPKNKSLLRVELKKNATTNSGLVQSKRRLKPKCNFKVLVQIKKMKVTSSPAESKNQVELVGQAPLTQEVVFAEAALRGQEMLKPAARTRNVAARVKRKVKGGPELNGASGPPAQSASGATSVDSLLPVGNESKQKGGGNRKMKPGPGCRTHKTRGDLGEPDVGADPVVTPAQQVLLQGVSEGKNVNTNARKRKSLISSQPDALACLSSEHVRNTARSLAVKRAKKCSECSVSDGIQQLSHVQSKRTKSKMSTEPLYFEMTPFGGNGQSDLPSLRTHSECSEMFDIDVASCDAQEIDDPNSSASRLRTSARRANRKQPRADHHWRRSKPGRADRTNSATTEDLPTYVSPQESRNHLLRSFSCPEIPSLYAATRSPLPGSHQQLPAHASVLAHVLQGSRRARRHTVGSMEVERELAPLCLRKEVYPSRRSFPYDGLTSHSLSPSSSLTLLASCFLSSPLAFLSGRGEAAILSHTPSSSSSPFLMSRTCDALDASTSRGNVLQSDGRHQSEEEEDASSSSQEFDEAALREEKFLSDSELKVGQKHEERGKVSCIRIRKALPKPQNNLTPMGLPKPVRIKKKQFSLEEIYTNKNFCKPPESRLETIFEVPLSRRNGSESCFGQRRFKRFLEFLEVGEARKPKKLPVGVGKLSRTRRGGFAKDDDAVAAALQAPDPDTLLCAKLDQLNLWLIHDQVDC, from the exons ATGTTGACTTACCCTTCTGACTCACTCCCCCACATGCTTTTTCCAATGGATGAGGATGCCATGCCCCCAAACCCTTACTCTAGTTCACCCCCACACAGTCAACCTCCACTGCCGCTCCTCACCCTTCCCTCCATCACTCCCAG AGTAAATGTTGGGACATCCAGCCACAGGAGGAGCGGCCGCATTCAAAGGATCTGTTGTCAGACTCCCCACGCTGAAGTCACGCCGTCCACGCAGAAACCGTCCTCTTTCAAGAGACAGGGAGACAGTAGGAACATG GTGCAAGTGTCGAAGCAGCCCAGGGTCGACAGCACATGTCCACATGAGAAGCAG GATGGAAGTGATGTTAGTGCTGCGGCAGAGTGCCAAAACAC GGAGAAGCAGCAAAGCATCCCTGCAGAGAACCAAACTGTGTTCCACAAAGAACGTCTGGCAGAGAGGCTGGAAGCCACACCCGCCGCTCCTGCCTCCTCCGTGTCCGTCCTGGATCCGCACAACGCGACCGTTTCAGCTCCTGCGGGATGGGTCAACCCTTTTTTCCAGTCCTTCAAGTCCAAGATGGCCACCTTCACCGAAATAGTCATGAGTCCTGTTAAACTCCTCAAAGACAAAAGCATTCCTCTTCTGCACGCGCTGATCGAGCAGGATGACAGAGAAGCTCCCGAGCGGAGTTTGTCCACTAAGGTCCATCAACCTGACCCAAAAAGTGACTCCCAGTGTTCTAGGAGATTGTTTAACGTGGACTCATCAGCTTCACCAGAGCACACGACTCAAGTGCCTTCACCCTGCAACACGCCAACGAACCATCTGCCAACACAGGAGACCTTTGTAAAGATGGCCGACGTCATAGAGGAAGAGGAGATACTCGAAGAAACTGGGCTGCTAAAAGCCCGGCTGAGGAAGCAAACCGGAAGTAAAGTAGGTAAAGATAACATTGAAATATCTCCACCCTCATCTCCTTGTGAGTCCGTGCATCATGACCTTGCGAAGATCccaaaaaataaaagcctgctcCGGGTGGAACTTAAGAAGAACGCCACAACCAACTCTGGTCTTGTGCAGTCCAAGAGACGGCTAAAACCCAAGTGTAACTTCAAAGTCCTGGTCCAGATCAAAAAAATGAAGGTGACTTCAAGCCCGGCAGAGTCCAAAAATCAAGTCGAGCTCGTTGGACAGGCACCGCTCACACAGGAAGTTGTGTTTGCAGAAGCAGCTTTACGCGGTCAGGAAATGCTCAAGCCTGCCGCCAGGACACGGAATGTTGCAGCGAGAGTGAAGCGGAAAGTAAAAGGTGGGCCAGAACTGAATGGAGCATCAGGCCCGCCGGCCCAAAGTGCCTCAGGAGCCACCTCAGTGGACTCTCTGCTTCCAGTCGGCAACGAGAGCAAGCAGAAAGGCGGCGGCAACAGGAAGATGAAGCCCGGCCCCGGGTGCAGAACGCACAAGACGAGAGGCGACCTCGGTGAACCCGACGTCGGTGCTGACCCGGTAGTCACGCCCGCTCAACAGGTTCTGCTGCAGGGAGTGAGCGAAGGCAAGAATGTAAACACCAATGCACGCAAACGCAAATCGCTCATCTCGTCGCAGCCCGACGCGCTCGCATGTTTATCTTCTGAGCACGTGCGAAACACGGCCCGGAGCCTGGCCGTCAAGAGAGCCAAGAAGTGTTCTGAATGTTCCGTCTCAGACGGGATTCAACAGCTCAGCCACGTCCAAAGCAAAAGGACTAAATCTAAAATGTCCACCGAACCACTTTATTTTGAAATGACGCCGTTTGGAGGGAACGGACAGTCGGATCTTCCGTCCCTCAGAACCCACTCAGAATGTAGCGAGATGTTCGACATTGATGTTGCTTCCTGTGACGCTCAGGAGATAGATGATCCAAACTCCAGCGCCTCCAGGTTACGGACCAGCGCAAGGAGGGCTAACAGGAAGCAGCCCCGAGCGGATCACCACTGGCGGCGTTCCAAACCGGGTCGCGCCGACAGGACCAACTCGGCCACTACGGAGGACCTGCCGACGTATGTGAGCCCCCAAGAAAGCCGGAACCACCTACTGCGCAGCTTCTCCTGCCCGGAGATCCCCTCGCTCTATGCCGCGACCCGCTCCCCACTTCCTGGGTCGCACCAGCAGCTGCCGGCGCACGCCTCCGTCCTCGCTCATGTTCTCCAAGGCTCACGTCGGGCCCGACGCCACACGGTGGGCAGCATGGAGGTAGAGAGGGAGCTCGCCCCCCTGTGCCTGCGGAAGGAGGTGTACCCATCCAGGCGCTCCTTCCCATACGACGGCCTGACGTCACACAGCCTGTCCCCCAGCTCCTCCCTCACACTGCTGGCTTCCTGTTTCCTCTCCAGCCCCCTTGCCTTTCTCTCGGGGAGGGGCGAGGCCGCCATATTAAGCCACacgccctcttcttcttcttcgccgTTCCTCATGAGTCGCACCTGTGACGCCCTAGACGCCAGCACCAG CAGGGGGAATGTGCTGCAGTCTGACGGGAGACAtcagagcgaggaagaggaggacgcCAGCTCTTCCAGTCAGGAGTTTGACGAAGCAGCGCTGAGAGAAGAAAAGTTTCTGTCCGACTCTGAACTCAAG GTGGGGCAAAAGCACGAGGAGCGGGGAAAGGTGTCGTGCATTCGAATTCGCAAGGCGCTGCCCAAACCTCAGAACAACCTGACACCCATGGGCCTCCCGAAACCTGTCAG GATTAAGAAGAAGCAGTTTAGTTTGGAGGAAATTTACACCAACAAGAACTTCTGCAAACCTCCTGAAAG CCGGCTGGAGACAATCTTCGAGGTTCCGCTCAGTCGCCGCAACGGCTCTGAGTCCTGCTTCGGCCAGCGGCGCTTCAAGCGCTTCTTGGAGTTCCTGGAAGTGGGCGAGGCCAGGAAGCCAAAGAAGCTGCCGGTGGGCGTGGGTAAGTTGTCACGCACCAGACGAGGGGGCTTCGCCAAAGACGACGACGCCGTCGCCGCCGCCCTCCAGGCGCCGGACCCCGACACGCTTCTCTGCGCCAAGCTGGACCAGCTCAACTTGTGGCTGATCCACGACCAGGTGGACTGTTGA